A genomic segment from Diospyros lotus cultivar Yz01 chromosome 5, ASM1463336v1, whole genome shotgun sequence encodes:
- the LOC127802881 gene encoding wax ester synthase/diacylglycerol acyltransferase 11-like isoform X2, with translation MAPPEAEKDEPLTPASRLFVMPEMNQIINCIIGFKRPIDVAAVTSIIENSAMVKLPRFSSLMVRDRHGREYWRKTQLDIARHIIVLEDPIGDIEAGEEAANDYVADLSVSSELSTDKPLWEIHFLRAHNCAVFRAHHALGDGISLMSMFLACFRTAEDPERRQTLASSTARRENWRAILWKIMKAAILTVVFAVEFMLRALWVRDRSTALSGGAGVELWPRKLATAKFRLDDMKSVKRAVAGATINDVLFGVISAGLSRYLDIRSPEAPPEGLRITGTAMVNLRKHPGMQDLSDLMKRDSGVRWGNKFGMILLPVYYHKGGDDPMQYVKRAKAMIDQKKLSLEAHFSYRIGYFVMSFFGPKLAWWLNYRVVCNTTFTISNVIGPQEEIVVAGNPVTYMRVNTTSLPHKFGYRQSQCIW, from the exons ATGGCACCGCCGGAAGCGGAGAAGGACGAGCCGCTGACGCCGGCCAGCCGGCTGTTCGTGATGCCGGAAATGAACCAAATTATCAACTGCATCATCGGCTTCAAACGCCCCATCGACGTCGCTGCGGTCACGTCGATTATCGAAAACTCCGCCATGGTCAAGCTCCCGAGGTTCTCCAGCCTCATGGTTAGAGACCGCCACGGCCGCGAGTACTGGCGGAAGACCCAATTGGATATCGCTCGCCACATCATCGTCCTCGAGGACCCTATCGGAGACATTGAGGCCGGCGAAGAGGCCGCCAACGACTACGTTGCCGATCTGTCCGTCTCGTCGGAGCTCAGCACGGACAAGCCTCTCTGGGAGATTCACTTCTTGAGGGCTCATAATTGCGCCGTTTTCAGAGCCCATCACGCTCTGGGAGACGGTATATCGCTGATGTCGATGTTCTTGGCGTGCTTCCGGACGGCGGAAGATCCCGAGCGCCGGCAGACGCTGGCTTCTTCGACGGCCAGGAGGGAGAATTGGAGGGCGATTTTGTGGAAGATTATGAAAGCGGCGATCCTGACGGTGGTCTTCGCCGTGGAATTCATGCTGAGGGCTTTGTGGGTGAGGGACCGGAGCACCGCCCTCAGCGGCGGCGCGGGGGTGGAGCTCTGGCCGAGGAAGCTCGCCACGGCGAAGTTTCGGCTGGACGATATGAAATCGGTGAAAAGGGCCGTGGCTGGCGCC ACGATCAACGACGTGCTCTTCGGCGTGATTTCTGCCGGGCTGTCGAGATATCTGGACATCCGATCACCGGAAG CTCCGCCGGAAGGGCTTCGGATCACCGGCACAGCCATGGTTAACCTGAGGAAGCATCCTGGAATGCAG GATCTCTCCGATTTGATGAAACGCGATTCCGGCGTGCGGTGGGGAAACAAATTCGGTATGATTCTTTTGCCGGTTTATTATCACAAAGGCGGCGACGATCCTATGCAGTATGTGAAGAGAGCTAAGGCGATGATTGACCAGAAGAAACTCTCTTTGGAGGCTCACTTTTCATACAGAATTGGGTATTTTGTCATGTCCTTCTTTGGGCCAAAG CTTGCATGGTGGCTTAATTACAGGGTGGTCTGCAACACAACCTTCACGATCTCAAATGTGATTGGGCCACAAGAGGAGATCGTAGTTGCTGGAAATCCTGTAACTTACATGAGGGTTAACACCACTAGCCTACCCCAT AAGTTTGGGTACAGGCAATCACAATGCATATGGTGA
- the LOC127801061 gene encoding 40S ribosomal protein S16-like, protein MAPVESVQCFGRKKTAVAVTYCKRGQGLIKINGCPIELVEPEILRYKACEPILLLGRHRFNGVDMRIRVKGGGHTSQIYAIRQSIAKALVAFYQKYVDEQSKKEIKDILVRYDRTLLVADPRRCEPKKFGGRGARARFQKSYR, encoded by the coding sequence ATGGCACCGGTGGAGTCCGTCCAGTGTTTCGGCCGCAAGAAGACGGCTGTGGCCGTCACCTACTGTAAACGCGGCCAGGGCTTGATCAAGATCAACGGCTGCCCAATCGAACTGGTGGAGCCAGAGATTCTCCGCTACAAGGCTTGCGAGCCGATCCTCCTGCTCGGCCGCCACCGCTTCAATGGCGTCGACATGCGCATCCGCGTTAAGGGCGGTGGCCACACGTCCCAGATCTACGCTATCCGGCAGAGCATCGCCAAAGCTCTCGTCGCCTTCTACCAGAAGTACGTGGACGAGCAGTCGAAGAAGGAGATCAAGGACATCCTTGTCAGATATGATCGCACCCTGCTTGTTGCTGATCCCAGGCGCTGCGAGCCCAAGAAGTTCGGTGGTCGCGGTGCTCGTGCCAGGTTCCAGAAGTCCTACCGTTAA
- the LOC127802881 gene encoding wax ester synthase/diacylglycerol acyltransferase 11-like isoform X1 — protein sequence MAPPEAEKDEPLTPASRLFVMPEMNQIINCIIGFKRPIDVAAVTSIIENSAMVKLPRFSSLMVRDRHGREYWRKTQLDIARHIIVLEDPIGDIEAGEEAANDYVADLSVSSELSTDKPLWEIHFLRAHNCAVFRAHHALGDGISLMSMFLACFRTAEDPERRQTLASSTARRENWRAILWKIMKAAILTVVFAVEFMLRALWVRDRSTALSGGAGVELWPRKLATAKFRLDDMKSVKRAVAGATINDVLFGVISAGLSRYLDIRSPEAPPEGLRITGTAMVNLRKHPGMQDLSDLMKRDSGVRWGNKFGMILLPVYYHKGGDDPMQYVKRAKAMIDQKKLSLEAHFSYRIGYFVMSFFGPKLAWWLNYRVVCNTTFTISNVIGPQEEIVVAGNPVTYMRVNTTSLPHAITMHMVSYAGRADMQILVAKDIIDSRVLAKCFEDALLEMRRAAEGAT from the exons ATGGCACCGCCGGAAGCGGAGAAGGACGAGCCGCTGACGCCGGCCAGCCGGCTGTTCGTGATGCCGGAAATGAACCAAATTATCAACTGCATCATCGGCTTCAAACGCCCCATCGACGTCGCTGCGGTCACGTCGATTATCGAAAACTCCGCCATGGTCAAGCTCCCGAGGTTCTCCAGCCTCATGGTTAGAGACCGCCACGGCCGCGAGTACTGGCGGAAGACCCAATTGGATATCGCTCGCCACATCATCGTCCTCGAGGACCCTATCGGAGACATTGAGGCCGGCGAAGAGGCCGCCAACGACTACGTTGCCGATCTGTCCGTCTCGTCGGAGCTCAGCACGGACAAGCCTCTCTGGGAGATTCACTTCTTGAGGGCTCATAATTGCGCCGTTTTCAGAGCCCATCACGCTCTGGGAGACGGTATATCGCTGATGTCGATGTTCTTGGCGTGCTTCCGGACGGCGGAAGATCCCGAGCGCCGGCAGACGCTGGCTTCTTCGACGGCCAGGAGGGAGAATTGGAGGGCGATTTTGTGGAAGATTATGAAAGCGGCGATCCTGACGGTGGTCTTCGCCGTGGAATTCATGCTGAGGGCTTTGTGGGTGAGGGACCGGAGCACCGCCCTCAGCGGCGGCGCGGGGGTGGAGCTCTGGCCGAGGAAGCTCGCCACGGCGAAGTTTCGGCTGGACGATATGAAATCGGTGAAAAGGGCCGTGGCTGGCGCC ACGATCAACGACGTGCTCTTCGGCGTGATTTCTGCCGGGCTGTCGAGATATCTGGACATCCGATCACCGGAAG CTCCGCCGGAAGGGCTTCGGATCACCGGCACAGCCATGGTTAACCTGAGGAAGCATCCTGGAATGCAG GATCTCTCCGATTTGATGAAACGCGATTCCGGCGTGCGGTGGGGAAACAAATTCGGTATGATTCTTTTGCCGGTTTATTATCACAAAGGCGGCGACGATCCTATGCAGTATGTGAAGAGAGCTAAGGCGATGATTGACCAGAAGAAACTCTCTTTGGAGGCTCACTTTTCATACAGAATTGGGTATTTTGTCATGTCCTTCTTTGGGCCAAAG CTTGCATGGTGGCTTAATTACAGGGTGGTCTGCAACACAACCTTCACGATCTCAAATGTGATTGGGCCACAAGAGGAGATCGTAGTTGCTGGAAATCCTGTAACTTACATGAGGGTTAACACCACTAGCCTACCCCAT GCAATCACAATGCATATGGTGAGCTATGCAGGCAGAGCTGACATGCAAATCCTGGTGGCCAAAGATATCATTGACTCACGAGTCCTGGCCAAGTGCTTTGAAGATGCTTTGCTTGAAATGAGACGAGCTGCCGAGGGTGCAACCTGA
- the LOC127802881 gene encoding wax ester synthase/diacylglycerol acyltransferase 11-like isoform X3, whose product MAPPEAEKDEPLTPASRLFVMPEMNQIINCIIGFKRPIDVAAVTSIIENSAMVKLPRFSSLMVRDRHGREYWRKTQLDIARHIIVLEDPIGDIEAGEEAANDYVADLSVSSELSTDKPLWEIHFLRAHNCAVFRAHHALGDGISLMSMFLACFRTAEDPERRQTLASSTARRENWRAILWKIMKAAILTVVFAVEFMLRALWVRDRSTALSGGAGVELWPRKLATAKFRLDDMKSVKRAVAGATINDVLFGVISAGLSRYLDIRSPEAPPEGLRITGTAMVNLRKHPGMQDLSDLMKRDSGVRWGNKFGMILLPVYYHKGGDDPMQYVKRAKAMIDQKKLSLEAHFSYRIGYFVMSFFGPKLAWWLNYRVVCNTTFTISNVIGPQEEIVVAGNPVTYMRVNTTSLPHFGYRQSQCIW is encoded by the exons ATGGCACCGCCGGAAGCGGAGAAGGACGAGCCGCTGACGCCGGCCAGCCGGCTGTTCGTGATGCCGGAAATGAACCAAATTATCAACTGCATCATCGGCTTCAAACGCCCCATCGACGTCGCTGCGGTCACGTCGATTATCGAAAACTCCGCCATGGTCAAGCTCCCGAGGTTCTCCAGCCTCATGGTTAGAGACCGCCACGGCCGCGAGTACTGGCGGAAGACCCAATTGGATATCGCTCGCCACATCATCGTCCTCGAGGACCCTATCGGAGACATTGAGGCCGGCGAAGAGGCCGCCAACGACTACGTTGCCGATCTGTCCGTCTCGTCGGAGCTCAGCACGGACAAGCCTCTCTGGGAGATTCACTTCTTGAGGGCTCATAATTGCGCCGTTTTCAGAGCCCATCACGCTCTGGGAGACGGTATATCGCTGATGTCGATGTTCTTGGCGTGCTTCCGGACGGCGGAAGATCCCGAGCGCCGGCAGACGCTGGCTTCTTCGACGGCCAGGAGGGAGAATTGGAGGGCGATTTTGTGGAAGATTATGAAAGCGGCGATCCTGACGGTGGTCTTCGCCGTGGAATTCATGCTGAGGGCTTTGTGGGTGAGGGACCGGAGCACCGCCCTCAGCGGCGGCGCGGGGGTGGAGCTCTGGCCGAGGAAGCTCGCCACGGCGAAGTTTCGGCTGGACGATATGAAATCGGTGAAAAGGGCCGTGGCTGGCGCC ACGATCAACGACGTGCTCTTCGGCGTGATTTCTGCCGGGCTGTCGAGATATCTGGACATCCGATCACCGGAAG CTCCGCCGGAAGGGCTTCGGATCACCGGCACAGCCATGGTTAACCTGAGGAAGCATCCTGGAATGCAG GATCTCTCCGATTTGATGAAACGCGATTCCGGCGTGCGGTGGGGAAACAAATTCGGTATGATTCTTTTGCCGGTTTATTATCACAAAGGCGGCGACGATCCTATGCAGTATGTGAAGAGAGCTAAGGCGATGATTGACCAGAAGAAACTCTCTTTGGAGGCTCACTTTTCATACAGAATTGGGTATTTTGTCATGTCCTTCTTTGGGCCAAAG CTTGCATGGTGGCTTAATTACAGGGTGGTCTGCAACACAACCTTCACGATCTCAAATGTGATTGGGCCACAAGAGGAGATCGTAGTTGCTGGAAATCCTGTAACTTACATGAGGGTTAACACCACTAGCCTACCCCAT TTTGGGTACAGGCAATCACAATGCATATGGTGA
- the LOC127802881 gene encoding wax ester synthase/diacylglycerol acyltransferase 11-like isoform X4 has translation MAPPEAEKDEPLTPASRLFVMPEMNQIINCIIGFKRPIDVAAVTSIIENSAMVKLPRFSSLMVRDRHGREYWRKTQLDIARHIIVLEDPIGDIEAGEEAANDYVADLSVSSELSTDKPLWEIHFLRAHNCAVFRAHHALGDGISLMSMFLACFRTAEDPERRQTLASSTARRENWRAILWKIMKAAILTVVFAVEFMLRALWVRDRSTALSGGAGVELWPRKLATAKFRLDDMKSVKRAVAGATINDVLFGVISAGLSRYLDIRSPEAPPEGLRITGTAMVNLRKHPGMQDLSDLMKRDSGVRWGNKFGMILLPVYYHKGGDDPMQYVKRAKAMIDQKKLSLEAHFSYRIGYFVMSFFGPKGGLQHNLHDLKCDWATRGDRSCWKSCNLHEG, from the exons ATGGCACCGCCGGAAGCGGAGAAGGACGAGCCGCTGACGCCGGCCAGCCGGCTGTTCGTGATGCCGGAAATGAACCAAATTATCAACTGCATCATCGGCTTCAAACGCCCCATCGACGTCGCTGCGGTCACGTCGATTATCGAAAACTCCGCCATGGTCAAGCTCCCGAGGTTCTCCAGCCTCATGGTTAGAGACCGCCACGGCCGCGAGTACTGGCGGAAGACCCAATTGGATATCGCTCGCCACATCATCGTCCTCGAGGACCCTATCGGAGACATTGAGGCCGGCGAAGAGGCCGCCAACGACTACGTTGCCGATCTGTCCGTCTCGTCGGAGCTCAGCACGGACAAGCCTCTCTGGGAGATTCACTTCTTGAGGGCTCATAATTGCGCCGTTTTCAGAGCCCATCACGCTCTGGGAGACGGTATATCGCTGATGTCGATGTTCTTGGCGTGCTTCCGGACGGCGGAAGATCCCGAGCGCCGGCAGACGCTGGCTTCTTCGACGGCCAGGAGGGAGAATTGGAGGGCGATTTTGTGGAAGATTATGAAAGCGGCGATCCTGACGGTGGTCTTCGCCGTGGAATTCATGCTGAGGGCTTTGTGGGTGAGGGACCGGAGCACCGCCCTCAGCGGCGGCGCGGGGGTGGAGCTCTGGCCGAGGAAGCTCGCCACGGCGAAGTTTCGGCTGGACGATATGAAATCGGTGAAAAGGGCCGTGGCTGGCGCC ACGATCAACGACGTGCTCTTCGGCGTGATTTCTGCCGGGCTGTCGAGATATCTGGACATCCGATCACCGGAAG CTCCGCCGGAAGGGCTTCGGATCACCGGCACAGCCATGGTTAACCTGAGGAAGCATCCTGGAATGCAG GATCTCTCCGATTTGATGAAACGCGATTCCGGCGTGCGGTGGGGAAACAAATTCGGTATGATTCTTTTGCCGGTTTATTATCACAAAGGCGGCGACGATCCTATGCAGTATGTGAAGAGAGCTAAGGCGATGATTGACCAGAAGAAACTCTCTTTGGAGGCTCACTTTTCATACAGAATTGGGTATTTTGTCATGTCCTTCTTTGGGCCAAAG GGTGGTCTGCAACACAACCTTCACGATCTCAAATGTGATTGGGCCACAAGAGGAGATCGTAGTTGCTGGAAATCCTGTAACTTACATGAGGGTTAA
- the LOC127801325 gene encoding caffeoyl-CoA O-methyltransferase, with amino-acid sequence MANNGAGENQTLRHQEVGHKSLLQSDALYQYILDTSVYPREPECMKELREVTAKHPWNIMSTSADEGQFLNMLLKLTNAKNTMEIGVYTGYSLLATALALPDDGKILAMDINRENYDLGLPIIQKAGVAHKINFREGPALPVLDQMIEDGKYHGTFDFIFVDADKDNYLNYHKRLIELVKVGGLIGYDNTLWNGSVVAPPDAPMRKYVRYYRDFVLELNKALAVDPRIEICMLPVGDGITLCRRVS; translated from the exons ATGGCGAACAACGGAGCGGGCGAAAACCAGACTCTTAGACACCAAGAAGTCGGCCACAAGAGCCTTTTGCAGAGCGATGCTCTTTACCAG TATATACTTGACACCAGCGTGTATCCAAGAGAGCCGGAATGCATGAAAGAGCTCAGGGAAGTGACTGCGAAGCATCCATG GAACATCATGAGCACCTCTGCCGATGAAGGGCAGTTCTTGAACATGCTCTTGAAGCTGACTAACGCCAAGAACACCATGGAGATTGGCGTTTACACTGGCTACTCTCTCCTCGCCACCGCCCTTGCTCTCCCCGATGATGGAAAG ATCTTGGCAATGGACATTAACAGAGAAAACTACGACTTGGGCCTGCCCATAATCCAAAAGGCCGGCGTCGCCCACAAAATCAACTTCAGAGAAGGCCCGGCTCTGCCTGTTCTCGACCAAATGATCGAAGAC GGAAAGTATCACGGAACGTTCGATTTCATCTTCGTGGACGCCGACAAGGACAACTACCTGAACTATCACAAGAGGCTGATCGAGCTGGTGAAGGTCGGCGGGCTGATCGGCTACGACAACACCCTCTGGAACGGCTCGGTGGTGGCGCCGCCCGACGCTCCGATGAGAAAGTACGTCCGCTACTACAGGGACTTCGTGCTGGAACTCAACAAGGCCCTCGCCGTCGATCCCCGGATTGAGATCTGCATGCTCCCCGTTGGCGACGGCATCACCCTCTGCCGCCGCGTCAGCTGA